gAACTAATGACAGAGCTTCAATGCAAAAAGGCTTTACACAGGATGGTGAAGAAGGGACAGGTTACAAAGAAATATACTAGAAAAATTGCCCAGATGTTGTCAAGGATGttgtcaggaaagccaaagctcagctggagttgaGATAAGTAGCTTCACCTGCCACTTTTGCATTAAAAGGCCAGACAAAGAAAATTAGGGACATTTGCTGAAAGGCAGGAGATTTTGCAACAGTAGACACAGATAAAACTCAATGCCTTccttgcctcagtcttcaccaacATGGTCTCCCAGGCATCTGACTAGAGAAAGTTTTCAGAGAACTGCCAGCAGTGAATAAGGATCAAGTCAGGATTTACTTGACAGAACTGAGCCCATATAAGTCCATAGAACCAAATGGACTGCATCCAAGAACACTAATAGAACTGGCTGATGTCCTTGTAAGGGCACTCTATACCATCTTTGAAAAGCCATGGTGATCAGGGGAGGTCCCTCAcaaatggagaaaagcaaatgtttgcaaAAAAGACCAAAAGGATAGTTTGGGGAATCACAGGTTCATCAGCCTCACCTTGTTCcctaagaaaataatgtaaaaagtcATCTGAGAAAACATTTCTGGGCACATGAAGGATTAGCTGGTGGCTGGTAACTGTAAGCATGGATTTATCAAGTGTAAATTATGCCTGACCAATCTGAATGCCTCCTATAATAAAACGACTGGCTTTGCAGACCAGGGGAGAATGGTGGATGCCATTTACCTTGATTGTAggaaggctttcaacactgtcagAAAATACTGTCAACATACAAGTTTTAATGTTACAGTCTGGATGGACAACCAGATGAGTTAAAAACTGGTTGGATGATCAGGCTTAAAAGGTAGTAAACATGTTATACTGTATCTAGAGGCCAGTAACAAATGGAGTACCATAGTGGCCTAACCTGGAACccgtttttttcttttaaatatctttgacAGTGACTTGGTGATAAAAATACATgctcatcaagtttgcagatgacaccaaattggatGGAACGTCAATATGCTTGAGGGCAGAGCTGCCATGCAGAGATGCCTAAACAGATGGGAGGAATGGGCTGGCAGAAACCATATGAAATTCAATAGGACATGCAAAGTCTTGGAAAGGGATAATCCCTTGCAATgatacaggctggggagcagctctatGTAAAAGAATCTGGGAGTCTTGGTGCATGTTCAGCAAGCTAACCGTGAGCCAGGAGTGTGCCttggcagcaaagaaggccaacagtatCCTTGGCTGCACCAACAGTAGCGTAGCCAGTAGCCTGAGGAATGTGATTATCCCTCTCTAATCAGCACTCGTTGGACCACATTtagaatactgcatccagttttgggccccccagTCCAGGAAAGACactgataaactggagcaagttcagcagagggctGCCAAGATGGTCAGGGAGACATGCCCTGTAAGAAGCAGCTAAGGGAACAgcttgttcagtctggagaagagaaggcttcagggggATCTACTAACAGCTTTCCAATACCTACAAGAAGGTAATCAagaagatggaaccaggctcCTCATGTTGGCAGTTAGTGGAAGGAAAAGAGACAACaggcataaattgaaacaagagaggtcCCAACTTGATATAAGCAAAAAacttttcaccatgaggacactCAAGCAGTGAAACAGGTTGCCAAGAGGCAgattgaaaacctccaaggatggaggctgcacaaagcttgactggataaagccctgattAACCTAGGCTGACCCCATAattgaccctgcttgagcaggatgTTGGACCAAAAACTTCCTGAcgttccttccaacctgaattattctatgatcctaaGTTTAAGGAGTCCTATAGACAGTGTTTTGCACACACTTGCACAACTTTCCAGCAACTTTAGAACACAAAACTCCAGGGCTGCGTGAATGCTATCCAATTAACTCAAACATTCAGCATAACACCAGATAAATTCTCATATTATTTCTCTCCCAAAATACTGCTGTATGTCCAGATGCAATCACAGCTTCACAAAGACAACACATAAGAAATAGCATTTTCCCATCAAGGGAAAGCTCAATGCACTGATCCACATGCATGATCAAGTCAAGCTGTATAACTTCTGCAACTGACTGTAGAAGACTGCTCACGGACCTGAAATGAAGTCCCACTCCAAAGCATCACACTTGCTCAAATGTATTGAATGAAACAATACACCTAACTTTAGATTTAAACAGCTACTAATGTGGGCTGTGCAATAGTGTCACCTAGTGGTCAGTGCTTACAACGAAGCCAGGGCCCAATTCAAGCCGAAAATTTACTGCCCATCTATCAACTTTGCTACTCTACAAAATCAGTGGAGacttttaaagaatatatatgtatgtgtgtgtatatatatacacatacacccCTTTATATGAACCAAGAAGTGCAGTACCAAACACGACAAATGCCTTCCCATCATTCAGTTTTAAGTCACACATCTTTcatgaacttgaaaaaaaaatcattccagatATAGAATAAGTAAGTTCTTCCCAGATGCAAGAAGCATTATTGTCTGGCCTAAAAGAGAAGGATTTCTAGAATGATGGATTAGTACTGCACTTTTTCACTTATACCAACAGAAAAGAGTTTCCAGATCCTCAGGTGTATAATAATCATCCACTTCACTGACAAATACAACATTGATATGTTTCTTGTCAAGAAACAGGCACAAAAAGTAGAACATCCAAGCTCTTTATCTACTGCATAAACATTGTCCAAGTCTTACATGTACAGAATCTGTAAATAGTTTTAGGGTTACAAGTTTTACAGCATCCCTGAACTTTAGGAAAGATTAGTGATTTCTTCTAATCTTAAACATCTGGAGAATGAGGAGAGGCAAACTTGAACTATTTCAAAATTCCAGAGATTTGTAAGAATGTTCATTCCGCTCAGTGAATACACCTTGAAACTACCAAAGTTCATTAtctctttccatttctcctgCTATCAGGTCTGCTTACACTTTGCGCCATATTTGAATCAAACCATCATAGTTTCATTAAATTTCCACTCTGTTCAACAGCTTTCCCTTCCCTCATCTCATCTACTGTTCACTTTCTTAGCCAAATAACTTGGGGATGAGAAACACATTTTTGTTATTCTTCATAGGTTAGCAGATACTTGGTTGCACCATATCTCCTACTATGTTGAAAATATTCTTAAGCACATCCCATCACTGTCCAACATCTTCAGTTCGGTTTCTAGGTTTCAAAAGCAAAGGAACTTGACTCAGGCAGATGAAGAAAGCCTCTTTTCAAGATGTGTTCCACAATGACCTGGCATTTATTTGGCTACTTTGTATTTTATGCAAGTTTCATAAGATCTCCACTGTAACAAGATGAAACTGAAATAGCAGACTTCTAATCAGTAAGTAAACAACCAAAACCACTGCATTTTTCTAGTGGCATAGCAAATACTGAGACCTGGCTAATCTCTACATCAGAGAAACAGCAATACCGCAGATAGGTTGTTCCATTTGCTCTTAGATTTCTCAGCAGGCTTCTAAAGACTTAGCAACTGAAACTTTTGCTgcattgttgctttttttcctctgctctttagATTACGGTAGTAACAGAACTAGAGAAATTTCTTGTGTAAAACTGCATCTTCTGGAATTCATAGTAACTGTCACATCACAGGCAGGGCATACAGACAGTCCTTGCTCACATGGCTTaccaaacatttaagaaaaatatctttttgttcACCAATGTTGTGACCCTTACAGTTTCTAAGCTGTATACTAGTTCTATAATATTTGAGAACTTCAGCATACTAATGAAGATTCTTTCAAAGACAGCCAACTGATTGGTATATTTCTATAAGCACTGAGCTACTGTATAGATAAATCTATAAAAACAATAGTAGTATTTACATCGTGAGGTTATAAAGCCCATATAGAGTACAAGAGATACTAGAAACACCACAGCACAGCTAGCTTCCATTCTTGGTCCGTGATACAAAGACACCTACATGTACACATGCAACCTGATGAACATGCCAGAACCTGACATTAACAAGATTTATATCCCAGAATAAATGGGATAGCAGGTACAACAGAGAAAGCAACAGAATAAATAGCTGAATGCTGAAAAGAATTTCCAAGCTCTTGAAAATTCTCCCAATTAGAAACTGGTAATTCCCAGCAACTATCCCACTCTGATTTTTCTCACTTGCCTTAAACAGAAGGGTAATTAACAAGATGTTGCATTTTATGTTACTTTGCTGAAGTGTATATACCTGAAAAAGTGGTCTTTCCACTCTAAAAAGTAAGTTCTTGAACAtaaatgtttttccatttctcatttttatcaaTGGATAGTGCCAGATatgatttaaataaagaaaaaagcatacatTAGATGTTGAgttaaaagttttctttaatcACCAGCACAGACAGCATGTCTCTGGCATCCAGGATGTTGAAATGGAAGAACAAAGAAGgagaattaaaaagtaaaacaaaaactgcaaaacaacttCAGAAATACTTCCCACTTCCAGCTTCAATGCAATCTCAACAGTAATTTAAATAATGCTTATGGTttacttaaaacattttgttttcaactgtGCGGATTAGACTCAATTCAAACTAAAAAAAGATTCTTTAGTATCAAGGACAGAACTATTTCAGCTGATTTGCTAAGTTTTGTATAGAAAAATTACTgattgtaaatgaaaaaaattactgacttCTATAATGCTTAAGAAAATTGCTCTTCTCTCTGTACTAATGCCAGCACTTACCAATTCACATTCCTATGTTACACTTACACTTCTCTCTAATCTCACATTTATAGCCTGCCCAAAAGTCTAACTTCAGGttttcaaacacattaaaaaaatcagttacttcACCAGAGCCTTCCTAAGAAATAATTCTTATGTTTCGCTTATGtagttaaaaagaagagaaaagaaaggctaAATAACCAATGTTGTCATTTGTCAGCAGCAATAAAGACTCCTCTATATAAGGGAATATACAATGAAATGACAAAAAGGAAGTAattaacagaagaagaaacaaagaagaagaagaaacaaagtacTATTGGTTTATGTACTTACCAGACCCACAAGACTGAAATCTTTGGAAGTTCGTTTACAGCTAGGGAACTAACCAAATAATCATACATACATTGATTTGATAAAAATTTAATACAAAGAATAACCTCAAAAATCTATAAGCTTACCCCaattgtttttcaaatatttatattttctaataAGGTTTAAGTTGTAAACATGTACTCTGAATTATTTAATAAGTAAATTACTagattttctttcattccccCTCCTCGAGACACAtgcacaagtaaaaaaaaaaaggagctcaaTAAGACAAAAATATAACAGAAATCCGATTACCTTGGATTTAAGATTTCACCAACAATTTCTTGCAGCTTGTCAATAAAATTAACAAAGTTTGAAAGCCCCTTTACATGGACTCTTAAAGGATCAAATAATGAAGATGCACAGCCTCTTCCTCCAAGTTCTACAGTTCGGATAAAAGATGTTGCCATCTATTAggagaaatattcagaaatatgaaACTGTAGATATACGCGAAACGTACGCATGTTGAAGTGCGCCTCTCCTACAGATTTGCAAACAGTGTATAACAGCTGGTTGATAGCAGAAATAATTTAACTGAAATCAATAGAATACCTCTTAATGGCAAGCTTTGTACATCTCAccataaatatttgcaagatcAATACTTAAATAGTgcagcagtataaaaaaaaaaaccacaagccaAAGCAAAAATGACCCAGCTAATTTGACATTTACATTGGCCTTTTGACAACATAGAAAAAGCTATTAACACAGGGtatagaatttttttgttgttgctgctgtttaaaTGCTTGTGCTGACCTCACAAAAAGTACTCTTATATTCAGAGAGCTGTCTATGACCCAAGAACAAATTTAACATAAGCATGTAAAAGTTGACTTCAGTagtgcatttattttcagaggtgcaaataaaaataatgtatacCCAAAGCTTCTGAAAAATTATGACAGTTAAGGCTTCTATCATCACAGGTACCCAATTCTGAAAGtttccatatatttttatatgctaTAAAGACACTGAAAACAAGAGATGTCCCAAAAGCAGTATGCCTTAGAGGACAACCCCTCAAATTTTAAGGCAACAGTCAGAATAAAAAGCTTAGCAGTTCTCCAGAAAGGTGAAAGTGAAGATTACAATCCAATACACTTGACACAGATGCAATAATATTAATTCTACGtataaattttaatttcagacTATACAGCTAAATCATAAAGCTCTTAGATTGGAAAGAGTACAACTAGAATTACTCTAGCAAAGAAAGTAAACCTGCCAGTATTCCTGCCGTTGTGCTGAAGATTTCCTGTGGATCAAGTACAGTTCATAGGACCTCGCCTTCCCAATGGAAAATATTCTGGCTTTGCAAGATTTCTACAAGACACAGATGCCAGAAAAGAAGACTTCTTTACACGGTAGAGAAGTTTCCCCTCTGGCAACTGTGACGAAGAGGTAATAAATCCAGTCCAAACACATACTTTTTTTATACAATGTTAACAGAGCATTAGGAGCTAAAATAATTAATCCTGGAACTGAGATTTCACAAATTTTCCATATTTATTCAACCATAAAAATCTGAGAATGCAGCTGCTTCAGTGACTGTTAGATACCCATACTGTTTTTCCTTGGTCTGCTGTTGTCTGCACTGAGGCCACTATGCATGCAAAATTTGATTATTTTGAATATGAAGGACTACAGTGATTCTTTGGAGAAAGAATTCTTACTCATCTTATTCCAACTATATTTTTGAGATGGCTCTGTGCTAACTATAACTACTGTAAGTATAAATGCACCTCACATACCAAACTAGATTCTTTAGCAACAAGCCTCTAAGAGCACTGCACGTTGATGCTGCAGCTTTTTATATTCCTATACAAAGGCATTGAGGAAAGAGTATACCGCTATCTCCAGGTTTTTTCCCAGCTCTGACTTTGAGAATAAAATTAGCAGGAGTGTCCCCTATCAATCACATCTTGAAGAGTATTTCAAGACTGATCAAGCTGCAAATGACTGGAAAGCATTACCCTCCCCAAATTCTGAGTcaaagctgaaaaagctgcaaTACTGCCCTTTCAAATTTTGGCCTCTGTTCTAGTGTACACGTCAAAGGCAGGGTTTTGTCACCAGGTTGCTCTAAGAAAAGCAATTTGTACACAGAAATACTTTAGGTTTaacaaatgcacagaaaaatgCTGGTTTACTATTTAACCAAAATACCTACTTATAGCActttaaaattgaaatgcattgtAGTGGCTTGGTTTTGTTAATGTTAATACTGCTTTGTGATATTTATTTAACCTAACCTCATTGCTTTTAGAGGTATTTGGTAAGCAGCAACATCTAGTTTAATgccaacttttcttcctttttcttttttctgatatgCATACTCATGACCTCACTTCACACTATTTACCAAGActtcaaaattttaaaggcaataaTAAAAAGCATATCTTATATTCATGTTTAAGATAGTAAACTTTTTCAGGATTTCAGTCACTGTTCATCCCAAACAGTCTCAACACCTGTTTTTACGATATCACATTTTAGAGCTCTAGAGGTACACGTGCACACAATTATTTTCCTGTGCATCTTTAGATGTCATGACCAAGCAAGCACCCATTTCTTCACACAGAATCTCTGTTGTGTCTTTTTAACCTAGAAACCATGTTTATGGTAGTATTTGACTTGGCTTGCAAATGTCAGTCTTGCATATGAGATTAAAGCAACATTTTATGTTTATAGATCTATTTCATTGCCTctgatgttgtcctggttttggctgggatggagttgattttcttcctattaactggtatagtgctgtgttttggatgtagtatgagaataatgttgatgacacactgatgttttggttgttgctaggtattgtttacgctagtcaaagacttttcatcttcccatgccctgccagatgtgcagggggctgggagggagcatggccaggacggctggcccagctggccaatgggctattccataccatatgacgtaatgctcagtatataaggctgggtgaagaagaaggagggggggcgttcggagtgatggcgtttgtcttcccaagtaaccgttacgcgtgatggagccctgctttcctggcaatggctgaacacctgcctgccgatgggaagtagtgaatgaattccttgttttgctttgcttgcgtgcgcggctcttgccttccctattaaactgtctttagctcaacccacgagtttttctcacttttacccttctgattctgtcccccatcccacccggtggggaggtgagcgagcggctgcatggtgctcagtggccggctggggttaaatcacgacagatGTACAGCAAGTTTCACTTGACACACATACCAGGAAAAtagacatttttctcttctgtgaagCATGTTTTAGGTTAGTGAAGGCTTCTCTACCAAGTCCTCTGTCAGGAACATTTAGAATATGAGCCAATGCCAGATCATCCTTAGAATTCACCAACAGACTTATATATGAACAAACACACTTCTTTGCCAGGATTGTCACCTGTATAAGAAAGCATCACAGAAATTGGTCATCCCGCTGCtaaattatgttctttttttttaaagctcatcAGATATGATATGATTTTTGGAAGAGTAAGAATTTCAAAATGGTACTTTATGTACTTTACGTATGGGGATTCTGGAAGTATTGACAAAAGCATAATTTATGTGTTAAAATTACGTATACTGGACTTGAATATTCACAAAATATTTGAGGGTTGGATCTCTAGCTATTAAAATTGGCTATCAATTATCACTTAGAAACCTCTTCACAAATATTCCTTTTCTATCCCAAGGCAAAATACTAGCACTATTAAACCACATACGGATTTGTCATTAACTTCAAATAGGCTAAGATTTTAAACAATTTGCCAGCTCTGGCCAGATTCAGTAATTTTTCCCTTAGCTCCCAAGGGATTTCAATCACAGGAACTCCACTGATTCAAGTTTGGACATAAATTGTGACCCAGCTCCACCCACATAACCAAAACATAACATTGTAATTGCTTATACTGTAGCACTGTTCTGGACCCTGTAAGAACAACAGTCCCAGAACTGAAGAGTTTACAGTTTTATcgcaagcaaagaaaacaaagaccaaaaaaaggccattaacaaaaggaaagataatgaggaaaaaaaatctatatttgcTATGGAATTTCTTCTTATTCAACGGATGTATACAACAAAAATGTAGgcagtaaaaaaccaaacatgtatGTGCAACAGTCTGAAAAGATagatttaagaaaaggaaaaaagagcaaggaaTATTTTTACTACACAAGTCAGAGCAGCAGGAAAGCCATTAGGTTAGTGGTAGAAGTGCTATCTAGGGGAGAATCTaagttcagaaaatattttcttgttcagaaatattttgagtTGTACCCAAATATTGAATTGAAATTGCCACTTATCATGAGAAAAGCAAGTCTGGAAATGACTAAAGCTTCAGCATTTCAAGCATTGTTACATAGTATTCTGAAATTCTTATTTTGGGGGTTGAAAGGGTAAAAGGAAAGAATCCAGTATTCCCAGAAAGTCCTCAAGTTCTCTGCTGGGACAGACAAACCTTGTTTGCTTTGCTACAGCTACCACTACAGTGGCTATTCAGATTTCTTCCGTATGTAAGGGAGTACAAGCTAATAAAACGAAATCAAAGTAGTTTACTTCACCTACCACTTCACTTTGCAGCATTGGGCAAATCATTTAACTCTTAGTCAAGACAATGTTTGAGTGATGGTGTACTTGTAGAAAAATTTATTCCCTGGTGTTTCAAGGCAGATTAAGTCTATGTCAAATGCCTGCCATAAAAGGATTGTCTTCCAGAATATACATTTCTGCACTTAACCCCATACACACACCTACAATATACTCAAGTGATACAGAGTTTGAATACacatgttctgtttttttaaaccagcaacATTTTAATACCAATAATATGAAAAGGAAACTATGTTATATTTCATCTTTTCAATATATACAGAACATTACAAAAGAGACAAATAATTTTTACCTTCACATTCTCCTGGCCCTGTCTGTTGACTAGTGTAGAAGGAGTCGAAAGAACAGAACCATTATTTTCTTGTACATTCATTATGCCAGAAATAAATTCCAACAGTTGAACCTTTAATAAAAAGATTAGCATAAACTTAAATATGAAGAATGCAAAAGTAGTATTAAAACCTGGTGAAACTGTGTCTCCGCCAGTTTGCTACTGTTTTGAGGTTAACTCAGCCCTTACAACctatttttggttttagtttttaaaagtaCAATTCTTTTAGAAGTGAAATGAGGTGCAAGATTCCAATTAACTTAGATATCTCAAACAGTTATGTAATACACTTGCACTAATGTTTTGAGCTGCTTATGTTTTGAGGAAATGAAGaagttttttaatatgttataCCATGTTTAGGAAGAGCTCATTAACCCACCCAAGTTCTCTATCTTCCCcatgaaaacaggaagaaaaaaaaaattttaaaaaaatcgcAGTTTCCATGCCCTTCCTGTACTTCAGTTCTCCTTATAATCTCTTTTGTGCCTAATAATCACATGAGTGTTTCAGTGTAGGTTCTCTGAATTTTTAAGGAAGTAGGCAAGCTGGTTACTAACATCCTTGTTATAGAATCATACAATAATTTAGGTTAAAATGAACCTATAGAGATCATCTAGTACAAACCCATGCTTGAAGCAGGACCATTTTGACCAGGTTGCCCAGTGATATGCTGAGCCAAGTTTTTAGTTTCTCCAAAGATGAGATTCCACATCCTCTCCGGGCAAACCTGTTCCAATATTTGACCACTTTTTCATGGAGAAAGCTTTTTGTTCTTACTAGGGCTGGAAGGTAAACAGTTTTAATCATGCTGTAACTAGTAATTCATGGTATATTCATAATGTATCTCAGTTCAATTAACGTTCAGTTACCGATATAGCTTCCCTCATATTAAAATGACCATCTAATTAAACATACATCAAATtcagaagatgaaataaaaagtaatttgttgAAATCTGCAATGCTGAGAGTGGGCTGTAAAAGCAGACAATTAACTCCTCTCTAATTTTCATTACAAGCTAGAAGTATGTGCATCTAAATCcaacatttattaattttttcagtaTCGATATCCTTTGTCTTTTGATCTTTCCATACTCTAGAGAGCACAGAATCAAATAAAATCATGTGGAATGCTTGTGTTTCAAACTTATCTTAATTGCtacttacatatatttttatccAATAACATAGAGATTCATCAAATTCACTTTTCATAGACTTTCATAGCCTAAGAGTGGAATACACACTAGAACTTTTCTAGCCTAAAGCATTGCCTCACTTGCAATGTCGTAAGAACATCTGAGCTGAAATAAACTGCGACTGCTGACTGAGTGGCTGAAGTGGAACCTCTTCTGGTTTCTGGAAAAATCTAACATGGAACTACATGTAGTATAGGGAATTTTTTGCTTCTAAGAGcctggtatttttaaaatgataaccattaaaatattttgactgcaTAAACATACAACCGAAACTCCATGACACGTGTTAATCACTAAGCTTTGTTCCAGTCTTATCAAATCTCTACAGTTCATTTTTCAGTTCCATTTCTGGCAAAGAGTGATATACTCATAGAAAAGCTGTGAGACCCACCCATCCAGCAgcacaacagaaagaaataatttttaagtgaaTTTAAGATCTCTTCAAAAGATTTAGTAATTTAAATTCATCTGCATCCCCAACAGAAGAGCAAAGTAACTTGTGAATAATTCAGAGCTCCTGTGTATATTTAGAAGTGTCATAAATCCATAACTGGAATCAAAAATATGTCAAAACAATATCAGagatcaaacaaacaaaatacttaCAGGGGCTATGCTTTCATCTTCAGATACAAGTCCAAGACCATAGCACTTCTGACATATGTCTATTAGATCTAACATATTGCTTCTTGCTAAGAAGGCATGATAGGCTTTTTTTAGGTCAGTGTAATTTTCAGGTTCTTTCATGTTTTCGTATGATAATCCCAGTTTGTCATGTAACAAATATTTCCAAGTTTCCAACACATCACTAAGTGATACTGTGAAATCTCCATGGTgctaatagaacagaaaaaagcaaaaatattatggTTTGTATTCAgcatagctttaaaaataactttaaaacaagctgcatacatatatatattttaaaaactattataaACTAAATATTTAAGTCTATAATAAACAAAGTCTTACTTATAGTTGAAGTTCTTCCAGTGCTTTGCCTTTACAGTTGAATTTTGTTATATGCAGTATTTGTTCCTGATCTTTAAAATACCAGGTATGTATATTGAACTTTACTCATAAGAAAACACATATTGACTTTTGCAGGACTACTGCTTACACGAAGTTATTTATTTGCAGAAATAGTTTTCAGCATGGCAGGCATTTACATCTCAAAGGCAGTAAATATAGCTCTATTACCTTACTTCAAGCAGTAATCTGGGAAAACATATGCCACGTCCAAAAAAATTAGCTTTATTCCTGTGTTCGTACAGTTATACTTTAGCATAACATTGATCGTGTGGCTACATAGATCTAACAAATACATTAAAGCAATGCACACCTATCCGTTACTAGTACCATAACTAACATTAACTATACAGTGTAGGTTACAATCTTATACCCAGCTTCTGGCCCAGTCTCCCTGTCAAAATTATTAGATTACATTTCACATGCCCCTCTGCCTTCTCCCCAatctccaaaaaggaaaaaagaattacagcTTATCAGAATATTACCAGAATTAATAGAAATCAACAGAATTAATTTAAAG
This genomic interval from Calonectris borealis chromosome 1, bCalBor7.hap1.2, whole genome shotgun sequence contains the following:
- the PARPBP gene encoding PCNA-interacting partner isoform X2; translated protein: MIAFQQKILNMIKCFRRQWPLFSNSERTTVCGADCMLMALQLSMAEVNKQHHGDFTVSLSDVLETWKYLLHDKLGLSYENMKEPENYTDLKKAYHAFLARSNMLDLIDICQKCYGLGLVSEDESIAPP